GCACACCTTCTTTGAAACTTGGTTGTTTGTGGCTTGTAGGTGATAGAAAAAACATTAAATTTTGGTCTGATCCTTGGATTCCAACTATACAGGGTTTCAAACCCCTCTTTGTGCATAATGCTGCTAGAACCATTCATGTTGTTGGTGACCTAATGATTGCAGGTGAAAGAAAGTGGAAGGAGGACCTTATCATTAATATCTTTGATCAATTCACGGATCAACATATTCTCAGCACTCAAATTCATTCAGATGTTTTTGCTGATAGCTAATACAGGTGAGTCTTCTCACTGTAATGACAAGTCGTTCCCTTGGAAACTGTTTTGTTAAAAGAAAGGTATGGTTCCAAATATCCACATTTTCATTTGGAGAGTTGTCCATGATGGTGTTGGGGTTCGCAAAAAAATAGGAAGATTTATCGATGGTTTTCCGGATGACTGCAAGTTCTGCAATTGTGATATTTAATCTATAGACCATGTTTTTTTACATTGCCCTGTTGCACAAGAAATACTATTTGGGTCTCCTCTCAGCcgaagacttaataatccagaagCACCTACCGTCAAACAACTCATCGCAGACTGTCTCTCCAAAGAAAATGATGATTACTTCTATATGTTTGCGTGTTTGTTATGGGTAATGTGGAAAGCAAGAAATGCTTGTACTTTTGAGAATTGTAAACCAACACTGGAGGCATTATCAGAGATGGTCTTTTCTGGTTCAATAAATATAATTACATTGCAGATGAACAAGACAACTCCACAAAGCTGGATCTTCTCAGGATGATTCTCCTCAATCACTACAGTGGTCTCCTCCAAGACAAAACTACATCAAATTAAATGTCGATATCACAGTCAAAGATTTTCATTCTTCCTGCGCTGTAATTGCGACTAATTCAGATGAGATATTATTAAGTGGAGGGTGCCATATCCTACAGCAAAACAATCCCCTTATTGCTGAAGCGTATGGGTTCCTGCTCGCTTGTCAGTTGGCAATGAAAGAAGGCTATACAAGAGTCATAATAAAGGGCGACTGTCAGTGGGTTATAAACATTATCAATGATTAGCATACTAGTACCCCTTGGAGAATCCTAGGTACCATTGAAAGAATCCAGACTCTGCGCGCTACCCTGGCTGATGTAAAGTTCAATTTCGTTAAGCGAGAAACTAATTCCAGAGCTCATAATCTCGCCAAATTTATTGCTAAGCACAATGTCCATCAATGGTGGACATCTTCTTAAATCTCTTCTATCCTTAATGATGTAATGACCAGCACGCTCATATAGTGTTTCTTCCCCCAATCATGCTACATGAACCGCTAAGTAACAACGGCATAACAACAAATATGACGTGGTGATGACACGGTGGGGAGAGATTTACATTTTTTTACCAGGTCATCAATAGGAAAAAAGACctaatataattatttttttaatcggGAATAAGGATCAAAGCAAAGGTCACCGCTAACTGTTTGATCTTTTTTTCTTTGTGAAGGTGGGAAGACAACTACGGATGTCACTGAATCACTTCAAAATTTCTAAGCATGCAAGACCTTATATCAAGATTGGAAAAGATCACAATTCTAGAAGCcaggaagaagaacaaatgatcATTACCCCATTCCCAACCaataaacaacaacaagaaaataaatttgtTCAGGAGGTATTAATCGAGGTGGGCGATCAATCTGCGAATCCTTGATAGATAAGAGAAATTAAAAATTAACTTGGGGATGGAATGGAGGAGGAGATCAAAAATATAATACAAGATGGTAGTAGTTTTGGTGAGAGTTCATAGTCTGGTGATTATTTTTGACCAAATAGCTCTATCCAATTTAAGAGATTATCTGGGATGTTGTATTGAGATTGAGAAGTAGATTTGAAGCTGATAAATTGTAATTTAATCTCGATGTAAAATATGATTCCTCCAAATTGAAGTGATTTAGGAGGATGGTGATCTCGATGGTTGTTTTCTcaccttcatcatcttctctggTTGCTCTAGccgataaaagaaaaaaacttacAATTCtaaggtttattttttttattttttttccttcttgttttttTATTAAAATGGTGACATGGTAAAGAAGTACAAACTTCTCTCTACCGCATCAGTTTTTGCTATTAAAATGGTCATATAGCAAAATCATTTCTTCCCCCTTGTTTTCTGTTTCtccggtttaaaaaaaaataaaaaaattaatgccGTGGGAATAATTTTGCataaatatttctttgattaaaATTTTAATGCCGTGGTATCATGCTATTTTTAAGATTTGCAAGAATAAACAAGCAACATTTTCAGAAATGATTGTGGATGGGGTTTGCAGTGTGTAACAAGAAGGAGAGTGCAGTATCAAGAAGAATGTTATGAATTAGGGTATGTGCATAGCTTGAATAATGATGCAGATGGGATTGATTTTATGGGTAATTTTACTGTCAAGAAATGTTATGATCTGTAACCGGAGAATGAGAATGATTGTGATTTTGAGAAGTTCCTTTGGAAGAAGAATATACCACCAAAGGTTAGTTTTTATGTTATGGGCTTGTTTTCATGATTCTCTACCAACTTTAAGTATGCTTAAGCATAGAGTTGTGACTGTTCAAAATGAAGTTTGTCCAATGTGTAAGAAGGAGGCAGAAGACTCAGATCATCTGCTGGTTAAATGCTTTTATTTATTTGAGGTTTGGTCTTATTTTCTCAAATCATTTAAGGTGTGGGTGGCTCCAATATTGTGAAGGGTTTCTTTGAATCTTGGAGATTGAATAACTTAACAGGAAGATGTAGAGAAATATGGTGGAAGATCATTTATGCAGTTATGCGTTATTTATGGAAAGAGAGGAGCACAAGAGTTCATAATGGTGGCAGGCCTAAGGAAACTTCTGAATTGATTATGGTGGTGAAGCAAACAATTGCTTTTTGGTATTTTGATAAGGATACTTTTAAAGGAATCTCTGTAAATTAAATTTTGTTTCAATGGAACTTATCATGCACATGTAATGTGTGTGCTGTGTTGATCTTGTttgtacatttttttttctttaatataaccttctcttttaagaaaaaaaaaacaaaaaaaactattTCTTTGATCTTAGGACCACGAGAGTAAGACTCGTGttttctagggtcttaaaataattactcatataaaaaaaaaacctctttcttaatttcttttttgtttacaAGGAGATTCGAACCCTAGGGCTTTTGTTCGTCTCCTCCGGTCACCACTCTCTAATCCTCTTCCCACCATACCCCATTTTCGAAGTTGCCAACCGGATTCGATCCTTGAATCTCCATTCTTCTTCGGTCACCACTCTCTAATTCTCTTCCCACCAGATCCAATTTCAAACTTTTCGACGGAAGTTCTCAACCGGATTTCGGCACTTGAATCTGCAAATCTGAAAGTGAGCGGGAAGATGAATCAAGAAGGTATGTATTTTCAATCAGCTAATCTAGTTGCTTCTCCATTGTATCCAAACTCAGTAGCTTGGTCTGATGAGAATCTGGTTGCTATTGCATCTGGACATCTTGTAACAATTTTGAATCCATCACGACTTAATGGAGCTCGAGGACTTATTACAATTCCTGCAAGTAAGCCTTTTCCAATTGGTGTAATTAACAAAAATGATTTCGTTACCAGCTCCTGTTTATTGCCCACATCTCTGTCTCGTAATGATGCCCAGCCGTGTGTGCGATCAATTTCATGGTCTCCTCTTGGACTGGTTCCTAATTCAGGGTGCTTGCTTGCTGTTTGCACTGCACAAGGTCGTGTAAAGCTTTACCGCTCGCCGTATTCGGAGTTTTGTGCTGAGTGGATAGAGGTTAAAGACATTTCTGACTTGTTGTTTGATTATCTGGTAAGTATCAACTTTGGAGAGGAGGAACAAGCAGTTGAAAATGAATTAGTGATGGAATGTTGGAATGATCCACAGAACTCTGCGGTCAGTAAGAAGCGGAAGCGGAAAATTACTGGTGCAGCAGATTTGGGTAATCAACTTTCAATTGATCTAATGAAGCAGGATGAGAAGCTGTTTACTACATGCACAGAGTTGGCCTGCTTCCCGTGCTCCTTACTCAAGAAGGGATCAACTGTAGAGGTTCTTGAACAGAATGGGGATCAGCGTATTTGGGTTGGCGGTGTAATAAAGCGTGTGGTAAAAGCAAAAGCTCTTGTTTTGTTTCGGGAAAAAATGAATGGAAAACAAGAGGAATGGGTAGAACTGAACGGTGAACGTAATCATAGTGTTGTCATTGGTGATACACCTCATAAGAATACTTCCTCGCTCAGAATTCGTCCCTCTATGGATGTTGGTAATCTTCCAGAAGAAATAGCTCTAGTAGAAAGTAATGAAGTGGACGGAATTCTCAGTATTGGGAAAAATGTAGAAGCTTGGACAAATGAGAGGTGGGTGGAGGGTTTATTTATGGGATTTAATGGCAATAACCTGACAGTGCAACTTTTGGGTTTATCAGACTGCATTGAGTTAAACACTATGTCAGTTAGATTGGCACCGGTATGGAATGGTGAAGTAAAATCATGGCAACTTACTGTTGTCAAGATTGAGTCAAGTAATCAGAAGTTGTTGCAGATAGTTGAGGTGCAACCTCAAAAGGTCACTGAGAAGCCTCTCAAGAGTACACGAGGGAGTGGCACTCGTCCATTGTTAAGTGCAGAGAAATATGCTTCTCGCAGTTCAATGTTGTCATCTGTTATTGTTGCCTGGTCGCCAACCCTGTATCCATCCAATGACTGTGCAATACTTGCAGTTGGAGGGAAGATTGGTAAAATTTCTTTCTGGAGAATCCATGAACCTCATTGCTATTCTGTTGAGCAAAGTATGGATTCTGTTGATGCCGTCCTTGTTGGACTCATTCAGGCTCATAATACATGGATCACCGCAATCTGCTGGGAATTTTCTGCTAAAGCTTTAGAATATCCGGTCCTTTTAGTTACTGGGAGTTCTGATGGAAGTGTAAAAATTTGGCTGGGTGACAAAGCGATGCTCGCTTCTTCAGATGTCAATTCTGCTCCATTTTCCTTGCTATATGAGGTAAAGGCAGCTGCTCCTTCTCCAGTATCAATTCTTTCATTGACTGTACCTTCAAGGTCCCAAGACAAGATTTCATTAGCAGTTGGAAGAGGCTCTGGATTATTGGATTTGTGGATCTGTGACACAACTAATTGCGAATTTCAATTTGCTGGCTCTTATGAGGCACATGGTCAAGTGGTAACAGGTCTAGCTTGGGCGTTTGATGGCTGTTGTTTGTATAGCTGTGGTCAGGACAACACTATATGTTGCTGGATTTTACATGATTCCACTCTCCATATCGCTCCAATTCCTTCAAATACTCTTGGTCCTTGGCCTTCTACTGATCTTCCTCACGTGTCTGATTCGTGCTTTGGGTTAGCAGTTTCCCCTGGAAACTTGGTGGCTGTTGTGGCTCGTGGCTTTGATACTGATCTTTTGAATCCAATG
The nucleotide sequence above comes from Papaver somniferum cultivar HN1 chromosome 8, ASM357369v1, whole genome shotgun sequence. Encoded proteins:
- the LOC113303506 gene encoding uncharacterized protein LOC113303506, which produces MNQEGMYFQSANLVASPLYPNSVAWSDENLVAIASGHLVTILNPSRLNGARGLITIPARCLLAVCTAQGRVKLYRSPYSEFCAEWIEVKDISDLLFDYLVSINFGEEEQAVENELVMECWNDPQNSAVSKKRKRKITGAADLGNQLSIDLMKQDEKLFTTCTELACFPCSLLKKGSTVEVLEQNGDQRIWVGGVIKRVVKAKALVLFREKMNGKQEEWVELNGERNHSVVIGDTPHKNTSSLRIRPSMDVGNLPEEIALVESNEVDGILSIGKNVEAWTNERWVEGLFMGFNGNNLTVQLLGLSDCIELNTMSVRLAPVWNGEVKSWQLTVVKIESSNQKLLQIVEVQPQKVTEKPLKSTRGSGTRPLLSAEKYASRSSMLSSVIVAWSPTLYPSNDCAILAVGGKIGKISFWRIHEPHCYSVEQSMDSVDAVLVGLIQAHNTWITAICWEFSAKALEYPVLLVTGSSDGSVKIWLGDKAMLASSDVNSAPFSLLYEVKAAAPSPVSILSLTVPSRSQDKISLAVGRGSGLLDLWICDTTNCEFQFAGSYEAHGQVVTGLAWAFDGCCLYSCGQDNTICCWILHDSTLHIAPIPSNTLGPWPSTDLPHVSDSCFGLAVSPGNLVAVVARGFDTDLLNPMYQARTQKAAVEFFWVGGQHHEISSDANEAFEIEPYPGLAQREMMLWESNILSSLNQYDNLDKPLVLWDVITALSALKKSAPKFVEKILAKWLSSWLLDSNLDFPIDEILSHARDSLSKIQSRKIHLLNVFCRKLMLSELKADTLNKQDGLEELGIAENENLKPWFHLLTSNERQLRERLVTFSLATVLSLASSSSTNNSKIKYWEPHGIAQMEQWVTINQEQIHLASEVNKLNKSKLHSISEYVTKEQCNFCPAPVPFESPEGGLCGGSKNSKGVNDRHKLSRCAASMQVCPTTPLWLCVCCYRWVWKLPPQTLFTMRACSSGLNSLKEAEVSSKPFCPFCGILLQRLQPEFLLSPSPV